One genomic window of Manihot esculenta cultivar AM560-2 chromosome 16, M.esculenta_v8, whole genome shotgun sequence includes the following:
- the LOC110603991 gene encoding uncharacterized protein LOC110603991: MHETNNYYFCIFRYNSSISNNLSLRSILDANKLTGTNFLDWYRNLRIILKQEKRLYVIDQVVPDVPNENASDAVKNKYNRYIDDNMQAAYVILASMSSELQKQYENIDAHTIIFHVLSWTNEFNIDLVLQLLPPSYAQFIMNFNMHKLDVELPELMNILVTAKKSLKKEKVSVLLVYSSKAKKKEAQEEVADIVLKPTGGIKKDEGTCHHCGREGY; encoded by the exons atgcatgagactaataattattatttctgCATTTTTAGATATAATTCCTCCATAAGTAATAATCTGTCACTACGTAGCATACTTGATGCTAACAAATTAACTGGAACGAACTTCTTGGACTGGTATCGCAATTTGAGAATTATTCTTAAGCAAGAAAAGAGGTTGTATGTTATTGATCAAGTCGTACCTGATGTTCCTAATGAGAATGCTAGTGATGCTGTCAAGAATAAGTACAATCGTTATATTGATGATAATATGCAAGCTGCATATGTGATATTAGCTAGCATGAGTTCTGAGCTTCAGAAACAATATGAGAACATAGATGCTCACACTATTATATTTCAC GTTTTATCATGGACCAATGAGTTCAATATTGACTTGGTCTTGCAATTATTGCCACCTAGCTATGCTCAATTTATCATGAATtttaacatgcataaactagatGTTGAACTACCTGAGTTGATGAATATACTTGTAACTGCTAAGAAATCCCTTAAGAAGGAAAAAGTATCAGTTCTTCTAGTTTATTCTTCTAAggctaaaaaaaaagaagctcaAGAAGAAGTAGCAGATATAGTACTGAAGCCCACTGGAGGTATCAAGAAAGATGAGGGTACTTGCCATCATTGTGGCAGAGAAGGTTACTAA